The Penaeus monodon isolate SGIC_2016 chromosome 17, NSTDA_Pmon_1, whole genome shotgun sequence genome contains the following window.
cggtctttacaatttatttttctcagcacttcatcattcgttttcttctctgtccagttaatacgaagtactcgtctataacaccacatttcaaaactattgatctttttcttgtctatcttcttcagcacccaacactcagaaccatatgatgcaattgggaaaactaatgagttcaataacctcagctttgtccgtaaggtaatgcttcagtctttccagatgttattgagagcaactgtggcatttttggcgcataaataaaagtatgtatctgtatatttatgtttcCACTGCTGATTTATCAGACTTCTTTCTTAATGTAACAGGTTTTATTAGTGATCACCAGTATTAATATAAGAGTAACAAATAATACCATCTAAGTCTGGGCGAGAAAATGTCCACTGTACAAAGGAAAAAATTACTTCTcagatattttatcattattttcctgctGATTCAGATATTCTTTGGATAACCAAAGTGACTTTTAATCCTGCTTCATTTTACTGGACAATGTAACCCATTGCTTATAAGAGCTAGAATATCTTGTCTAGGACTACCTTAGACTCAAGtcaaaaaaggacagaaaaaaaatatcaataaaaaacttgcatagacaaatacatatgcacactcaGTTActagttttcattttctaaaacACCTCTGCACAGTAACATTTACAATATTCTCATGAGAGTGAcaggatgaaaatgaagaaacaagTATTATCATGCTTTTACTGAATAGAGCCATACACCAGGAAAggcatatatacaaaagaaaaatatatctgtTTGCTATCACAGATGCTTCCAAGAAGCAATCAACTTAAAGACATATGCTTCTTTAGGTACAAGTAATGCACCTCTTGAACAGAAACAGTGAGGgagttttacataaaaaataactataaaaaatgtGGAATATGAAACaagcaaaaatggaaaataaataaattaattaattaacaaaaaatcaaataaaaagaaaaaaaagaaagaaaaagaaaaaagaaagaaaaaaagaaagaaaaaaaagaagaaaaaaaaaaaaaagtttggtttcaTACCTAATCTTTCATCCATGAAAAATATCTGCATCTTACGTGTTATTACTATTCATGTTGGCAGGTGTGGTGGGAACAGTGACACAAACAAGGAGGCAATGAGATCTTATACATTAGTCACATGGGGGTAGTTATGGAGACCAACTTGCACCGCCAAGGACTAGACATTCTTTTGCATTTCTAATAAACTGTACAAGAAGTAAATCTTATTTACAAAACTGAACTGAGAGAATCAGAATAgggtataataatatacactaaaCTCTTATGTTATACAGGTACAACAGCTGAGGAAGACCTTTCAAGACAAGTCCCTCATGTGGGGTCGGCCACAGACTCCTGCTGTCATAACCCAGCATGTCATGCATGGCCAAACTTATTTTCAATTCTATCAAGAAAAAAGCCAAGTGCTAAAAGTTATAATTCTCCAATATGAAGgactatatgtacatttacactcATAACTGtgacagaaaataataacaaacttaGAAGTGAGTGGTCCTTTCCCTCTGACTGAACTGAAAATTCTATATTACAGTGGACAATGACTCAATATATACTCATTATCACAGTAATAGAACAAGCTGCAGTCTGGCACTTGTCATTTATTGACAACAGCAAGCTTCTCCAACATCGTGTTCCTGTAATTTTCTTACATCATTTACAGTGGCTGATCCTTGTTAACttgttaatattaaatataattcctTTTGCAATATCTTACCATATTACAACAGCATCTTTTATGGCAGACATTTTAACATTTGTTAATGCAATCCTCTTAAATATTCCTATCTATTGCACACCCTTTAGCTATCAATCCATTAACATCATTTGCTCATTCTTCAACCAAATTGAAAGCACTTTCAACTACCATCTATAGTGTGTTTACAGACTGTTAAAATATCAGTGCTAAACCAACATTtacttatcaataataacaagttCCTTTGTTATATAACAAGTCACTCACTCATAACAATAGATTAACATTTATTTAATCTTAAGGATCATGGTATCTGTGCTAAAGCCTGACTACTAAATGGACTTTGGTCAATAATGAGGGTCTGTGTCTGCTCTTCACTCTACAGGTAAGGGTCTGtacttctttatcctcttccattctcctgtGTTGTAGTTCATTTGGAAGTGTGTCTCAGCCATCATATTAATAAAGGTGCCCTCTGGTTGTGGAactgtctcctctccctcactcagcTTGATGGTCACAATGTTACCCAGATGAGGACAAGGATTTTCTGAAAAATGGGGAAGATTGAGACATACAGAACACGGCAATATTTAAAAGCTATTGTTTAAAGAcacgttttttattaatttatttatttttgagagagagagagagagagagagagagagagagagagagagagagagagagagagagagggagagggagagggagagggagagggggagagaggagagggagagggagagagggagagagggagagagagagaaagagagagagagagagagagagagagagagagagagagagagagagagagagagagagagagagagaataactaaaagataaaattaacaaaaatagacaaatacatctacaaaaataaaaatgggacaTACCTCGAGATCCGGCCATGAATCCAAGAATAAGGGCCTTCTCTGGTCGCGTAACTTTGTTGCTCGAACGGAACATCTCTTGGGCCTCCAACATTTGTTCTCgctgaaaatgaaaaatggtgTTAACAATACAGTGTTGCTCCCAATATTtaactttctttatctttgtgtacaaGTAGTGTgactctgagtgtgtgtgtgtgtgtgtgtgtgtgtgtgtgtgtgtgtgtgtgtgtgtgtgtgtgtgtgtgtgtgtgtgtgtgtgtgtgtgtgtgtgtgtgtgtgtgtgtgtgtgtgtgtgtgtgtgtgtgtgtgtgtgtgtgtgtgtgtgtgtgtgtgtgtgtgtgtgtgtgtgtgtgtgtgtgtgtgtgtgtgtgtgtgtgtgtgtgtgtgtgtgtgtgtgtgtgtgtgtgtgtgtgtgtgtgtgtttgtgtgtgtgtgtgtctgttttgtgtgtgtgtgtgtgtgtgtgtgtgtgtgtgtgtgttgtgtgtgtgtgtctttgtgtgtgtgtgtgtgtgtctttgtgtgtgtgtgtgtgtgtgtgtgtgtgtgtgtgtgtgtgtgtgtgtgtgtgtgtgtgtgtgtgtgtgtgtgtgtgtgtgtgtgtgtgtgtgtgtgtgtgtgtgtgtgtgtgtgtgttgataggtTACAATTGGGTGTGCAGGTGTGTAAAGGTGTACAGAATGCATACGCAATACTTACAGTAAGAGACAACCCACGCTTCTGTTGCTGTTGCTGAGTTGTAACTGCTGTTTGATTGATAGGCACTTGCTGTGGCTGTGCATTTTCTTGCtgagttgctgctgctgctgcaactGTAATAACCTGTGGTGCCTGCTGCTGCTGTGGTGCCTGTTGCTGTTGTGGtgcctgctgctgttgctgctgctgctgtgcaggctgctgttgttgctgagTTGTTGGTGTAGCAGCAGCTGCCAGAGTAGTTGTTGTTAATGGTGTTGTAGTGTAAACAAGGTCCGGTTGCACAGGCTGAAAAACAGAActtaaattaaaacatttttatacttaaaaacaaagcacaaatatatacatttgtattatatatatatatatatatatatatatatatatatatatatatatatatatatatatatatatatatatatatatacacacacacacacatgcataaacatatccTGCTTGAAGAGCAACTGTTTCAATAAATCACACTAGATCCCAAATTCATGTACCTGTAATGTAGCATATTGAGGCTGGCCATTAGGTGTTCCCTCTCTAGTTGTTGGTGAAACACTGTCTGTTGAAGCCTGTATGACTTCAGTTGTTGTGTAAACAGGGGTGTGGGAAACTGTTCGGTATACAACAGTTGGTGAACCTGCCGCCTGAGTACTTGGAGTAACAATGATCCGTTGTGGTGTTGTTCCACCAGAGGGAGTGGCAGGAAGAGTTGGAGTAGCACGACCTGTAGAAGTTGAGGTCTGCTGAAGCGTTGACCTTGCCGTTATAGTTCCCACTGCCACAGCATTTGCtagaaaagaatttttaaaattaactctTTGAACATCACTTCATTA
Protein-coding sequences here:
- the LOC119583441 gene encoding negative elongation factor A-like (The sequence of the model RefSeq protein was modified relative to this genomic sequence to represent the inferred CDS: added 189 bases not found in genome assembly), giving the protein MPRKMTDTTPLKGIPSRLPGSGLRGSGLGSTPVSRPLVRPSVTRKDGGIKLLDITESPIAAQQAKKRRKFQDNADAKAAEAEEKRREQQQQGDSKQAAQQQQQQQQQQQPTTPEYAVGLGTTNPETPSPATPSTPLLSASAGGASTLHTNAVAVGTITARSTLQQTSTSTGRATPTLPATPSGGTTPQRIIVTPSTQAAGSPTVVYRTVSHTPVYTTTEVIQASTDSVSPTTREGTPNGQPQYATLQPVQPDLVYTTTPLTTTTLAAAATPTTQQQQQPAQQQQQQQQAPQQQQAPQQQQAPQVITVAAAAATQQENAQPQQVPINQTAVTTQQQQQKRGLSLTREQMLEAQEMFRSSNKVTRPEKALILGFMAGSRENPCPHLGNIVTIKLSEGEETVPQPEGTFINMMAETHFQMNYNTGEWKRIKKYRPLPVE